One Granulicella sp. 5B5 DNA window includes the following coding sequences:
- a CDS encoding discoidin domain-containing protein yields the protein MSSSRRDFLKTTAIAGTGLALSRNALAASLHPDPLHPAATAALEAPTHAAATHTTEAFTKGIGLYPGAPSQNFAPTLIPDTSGAYRNLALLRPAFHSSAYDYNLTAQLVTDGIVSTDLPTWLTTLVNGSIVSKEYREGLVNHFAASAIDVPGPQPSIELHLGGDTVPEIDRITLFAAVPNTVSPADLIFTLYTSADGHTWSKSATARGSAPLPPENFPPDLAAGSHLLRIALPLAQPGRIHFYRVDFTHAHDATQKGLLWRIGDVSFYNGAQRIEIGGPYHFTSAWKSAGLDQEWVYVDLGAHATFDKVTLHWIARAAEGKLQISDDAATWHDLHPLPTTDALLDEIKLAAPTHARYLRVLMTRPATPNGYILSELEVFGRGGYTIKPHSAPLPSTIGQSLAGGRWRIQRAASAPDLTGESLSTVGFKDADWLPATVPGTALTSYVNAGAIPDPNYGQNQLHISDSFFYSDFWYRTEFPSPATPEGEIAWLNFDGINWKAEVYLNGDRLGDIAGGFTRGNFNITSKLSTSKPNALAVRILKNATPGSCKQKTWQTTGKNGGALGADNPTYHASIGWDWIPTIRGRNTGIWADVSLTHTGAVTLEDPLVTSKLPLPDITSAEVSLELFAVNHTATSVTGTLHGTFGELTFEHPVTLAPNERRAIQLKPLHIAAPKLWWPTGYGNPHLYDVALRFEAEGRTHHTAAFKAGIRQMTADENGGNLHLYINGRRFIARGGNWGFGENNLLYRAREYDIAVRYHREMNFTMIRNWVGQIGDDAFFEACDRHGIVVWQDFWLANPWDGPIPDDNTLFLNNARDFISRIRRHASIGLYCGRNEWFPPAPLDKGIPALLSELHPGIHYIGSSADGPVSGHGPYRALLPPFYFEHADPKLHSELGAPNIPPYDSLDLMMPKSAQWPQALDWGLHDFTLEGAQGGTTFLSMIADNYGGATNARDWTTLAQFVNYDTYRAMFEAQSKYRMGLLLWMSHPCWPSFVWQTYDYFFEPTAAYFACKKASEPVHIQWNAFADTLEVVNYNAGDLTALTATLEIFNLDGSSQLKKSAALSSREDSTVTVMPIEYPATLSAVHFLRLTLTQHGKVLSQNLYHRGTVKDDYHALRALAKAHVTAQTTTARQQDRWLLTATLTNTSPTPAVFVRLKAIRQTTKDRILPAIYSDNYITLMPNETRTLTIDLAHADTRNEQPALTLEGFNL from the coding sequence ATGTCCTCATCCCGTCGCGACTTCCTCAAGACCACCGCCATCGCCGGCACCGGCCTCGCCCTCTCACGCAACGCCCTCGCCGCCTCACTTCATCCTGACCCGCTGCACCCCGCCGCAACTGCAGCCCTCGAAGCCCCAACCCACGCCGCCGCTACTCACACCACCGAAGCCTTCACCAAGGGCATCGGCCTCTACCCCGGCGCGCCCTCCCAAAACTTCGCGCCCACCCTCATCCCCGACACCTCCGGCGCCTACCGCAACCTCGCGCTCCTCCGTCCCGCCTTCCACTCCTCCGCCTACGACTACAACCTCACCGCGCAGCTCGTCACCGACGGCATCGTCTCCACCGATCTCCCCACCTGGCTCACCACCCTCGTCAACGGCTCCATCGTCTCCAAGGAGTACCGCGAAGGCCTCGTCAACCACTTCGCCGCCAGTGCCATCGACGTCCCCGGCCCGCAGCCCTCCATCGAGCTCCACCTCGGCGGCGACACTGTCCCCGAGATCGACCGCATCACCCTCTTCGCCGCCGTCCCCAACACCGTCTCCCCCGCCGACCTCATCTTCACCCTCTACACCTCCGCCGACGGCCACACCTGGAGCAAGTCCGCCACCGCCCGCGGCTCCGCTCCCCTGCCTCCCGAAAACTTCCCACCCGACCTTGCCGCCGGCTCGCATCTCCTCCGCATCGCCCTGCCGCTCGCCCAGCCCGGCCGCATCCACTTCTACCGCGTCGACTTCACCCACGCCCACGACGCCACACAAAAAGGCCTCCTCTGGCGCATCGGCGACGTCTCCTTCTACAACGGCGCCCAACGCATCGAAATCGGCGGCCCCTACCACTTCACCAGTGCCTGGAAGTCCGCCGGCCTCGACCAGGAATGGGTCTACGTCGACCTCGGAGCCCACGCCACCTTCGACAAGGTCACCCTCCACTGGATCGCCCGCGCCGCCGAAGGCAAGCTCCAAATCTCCGACGACGCCGCCACCTGGCACGACCTCCACCCGCTCCCCACCACCGACGCTCTTCTCGACGAAATCAAGCTCGCGGCCCCCACGCACGCCCGCTACCTCCGCGTCCTCATGACGCGCCCCGCCACCCCCAACGGCTACATCCTCTCCGAGCTCGAAGTCTTCGGCCGCGGCGGCTACACCATAAAGCCCCATTCCGCTCCACTCCCGTCCACCATCGGCCAGTCGCTCGCCGGAGGCCGCTGGCGCATCCAGCGCGCCGCCAGCGCCCCCGATCTCACCGGCGAATCCCTCTCCACCGTCGGCTTCAAAGACGCCGACTGGCTCCCCGCCACCGTCCCCGGCACCGCGCTCACCTCCTACGTCAACGCTGGCGCCATCCCCGACCCCAACTACGGCCAGAACCAGCTCCACATCTCCGACAGCTTCTTCTACTCCGACTTCTGGTACCGCACCGAATTCCCCTCACCCGCCACCCCCGAAGGCGAGATCGCCTGGCTCAACTTCGACGGCATCAACTGGAAGGCCGAGGTCTACCTCAACGGCGACCGCCTCGGCGACATCGCAGGCGGCTTCACCCGCGGCAACTTCAACATCACCTCCAAACTCAGCACCTCCAAGCCCAACGCCCTCGCCGTCCGCATCCTCAAAAACGCCACCCCCGGCAGCTGCAAGCAAAAGACCTGGCAGACCACCGGCAAAAACGGCGGCGCCCTCGGCGCGGACAACCCCACCTACCACGCCTCCATCGGCTGGGACTGGATACCCACCATCCGCGGCCGCAACACCGGCATCTGGGCCGACGTCTCGCTCACCCACACCGGAGCCGTCACCCTCGAAGACCCGCTCGTCACCAGCAAACTCCCTCTGCCCGACATCACCAGCGCCGAAGTCTCCCTGGAACTCTTCGCCGTCAACCACACCGCCACCTCCGTCACCGGCACCCTCCACGGCACCTTCGGCGAACTAACATTCGAGCACCCCGTCACCCTCGCCCCCAACGAGCGCCGCGCCATCCAGCTCAAACCGCTGCACATCGCCGCCCCCAAACTCTGGTGGCCCACCGGCTACGGCAACCCGCACCTCTACGACGTCGCCCTCCGCTTCGAAGCCGAAGGCCGCACCCACCACACCGCCGCCTTCAAAGCCGGCATCCGTCAGATGACCGCCGACGAGAACGGCGGCAACCTGCACCTCTACATCAACGGACGCCGTTTCATCGCCCGTGGCGGCAACTGGGGCTTCGGCGAAAACAATCTCCTCTACCGCGCCCGCGAGTACGACATCGCCGTCCGCTACCACCGCGAGATGAACTTCACCATGATCCGCAACTGGGTCGGCCAGATCGGCGACGACGCCTTCTTCGAGGCCTGCGACCGCCACGGCATCGTCGTCTGGCAGGACTTCTGGCTCGCCAACCCCTGGGACGGCCCCATCCCCGACGACAACACCCTCTTCCTCAACAACGCCCGCGACTTCATCAGCCGCATCCGCCGCCACGCCAGCATCGGCCTCTACTGCGGCCGCAACGAGTGGTTCCCACCCGCCCCGCTCGACAAAGGCATCCCCGCGCTCCTCTCCGAGCTCCACCCCGGCATCCACTACATCGGTAGCTCCGCCGACGGCCCCGTCAGCGGCCACGGCCCTTACCGCGCCCTCCTGCCGCCCTTCTACTTCGAGCACGCCGACCCCAAGCTCCACTCCGAGCTCGGCGCCCCCAACATCCCACCCTACGACAGCCTCGACCTCATGATGCCGAAGTCCGCCCAATGGCCGCAGGCCCTCGACTGGGGCCTCCACGACTTCACCCTCGAAGGCGCGCAGGGCGGCACCACCTTCCTCAGCATGATCGCCGACAACTACGGCGGTGCCACCAACGCCCGCGACTGGACCACCCTAGCTCAGTTCGTCAACTACGACACCTACCGCGCCATGTTCGAAGCGCAATCCAAGTACCGCATGGGCCTGCTCCTCTGGATGAGCCATCCCTGCTGGCCCTCCTTCGTCTGGCAGACCTACGACTACTTCTTCGAGCCCACCGCCGCCTACTTTGCCTGCAAAAAGGCCTCCGAGCCCGTCCATATCCAGTGGAACGCCTTCGCCGACACCCTCGAAGTCGTCAACTACAACGCCGGCGACCTCACCGCCCTCACCGCCACCCTCGAAATCTTCAACCTCGACGGCTCCAGCCAGCTCAAAAAATCCGCCGCCCTCTCCAGCCGCGAAGACTCCACCGTCACCGTCATGCCCATCGAGTACCCCGCGACCCTCAGCGCCGTCCACTTCCTGCGCCTCACCCTTACCCAGCATGGCAAGGTCCTCTCCCAGAACCTCTACCACCGAGGCACCGTCAAGGACGACTACCACGCCCTCCGCGCCCTCGCCAAAGCCCACGTCACCGCGCAAACCACCACCGCCCGCCAGCAGGACCGCTGGCTCCTCACCGCCACCCTCACCAACACCTCACCAACACCCGCCGTCTTCGTCCGCCTCAAGGCCATCCGCCAGACGACCAAGGACCGCATCCTCCCCGCCATCTACTCCGACAACTACATCACCCTCATGCCCAACGAAACCCGCACCCTCACCATCGACCTCGCCCACGCCGACACCCGCAACGAACAGCCCGCCCTAACCCTCGAAGGCTTCAACCTCTAA